The Halomicronema hongdechloris C2206 genome includes a window with the following:
- a CDS encoding sucrase ferredoxin, producing MIQANDLETNLETNCRFCSLVSKANGQDPIGSAGTYHHWLIVEIPQPWPTTIWQEHPIVAPVLQMVKALRQQGVYVRPLMIAPERDYSHPDFTRVLYYRRPQACFTAFEKQEFLLPPSEVVPLATALLQQPAALPQFEAYRQPTQHLRELFVCTHGNVDVACSRFGYPIYQQLKKTYAVEWKPESPPPPLPIAPTQNSKPKTQNFPHPPPRLALLPFRWP from the coding sequence ATGATTCAAGCGAATGACTTAGAGACTAACTTGGAGACCAATTGCCGTTTTTGCTCGCTGGTCTCCAAAGCCAATGGCCAAGACCCCATCGGCTCTGCCGGTACCTATCACCACTGGCTGATCGTAGAGATCCCTCAACCTTGGCCCACCACCATCTGGCAAGAGCATCCCATCGTGGCGCCAGTGCTACAAATGGTCAAGGCCTTGCGCCAGCAGGGGGTCTATGTGCGCCCATTGATGATTGCCCCGGAGCGTGACTATTCTCACCCCGACTTCACCCGGGTTCTCTACTATCGCCGTCCCCAAGCATGTTTTACTGCCTTTGAAAAGCAAGAGTTTCTCCTTCCCCCCTCAGAGGTTGTTCCCCTGGCCACCGCCTTACTGCAACAGCCCGCCGCTCTCCCCCAGTTCGAGGCCTACCGCCAACCCACCCAGCATCTCCGCGAACTCTTCGTCTGCACCCACGGCAACGTCGATGTCGCCTGCTCCCGCTTTGGCTATCCCATTTATCAGCAGTTGAAAAAAACCTATGCGGTCGAGTGGAAGCCTGAATCCCCCCCTCCCCCCCTCCCCATCGCCCCCACTCAAAACTCAAAACCCAAAACTCAAAACTTCCCCCACCCCCCTCCGCGTCTGGCGCTGCTCCCATTTCGGTGGCCATAA
- a CDS encoding acylase encodes MRRLIWVLLGGALALLIGVSWPLAGTTATEILWDTYGVPHIYADDTEELFRAFGWAQAQSHGDLILRLYGQARGRAAEYWGEDYLDSDRWVHTMGIPSRAQAWYEAQTPQFQTYLDAFAAGVNAYAQTHEAAIADEVEAVLPISGVDLLAHGQRVLNFTFVVNPQQVAALATDDSAAAMALPTPGSNGWAIAPQRSASGEAMLLANPHLPWSEAFRWYEAHLIAPDLNVYGASLVGIPVLNIAFNDQLGWTHTVNLHDGWDAYQLRLTEDGYWFDGQMRPFEVSTQALQVKQADGTLQPKTLTIRRSLHGPVVQEQGDTAIALRVVGLEHPGALEQWWQMGRAHTLAEFEAALQRLQIPMFTVLYADRQGHILHLFNGHVPVRSGGDVEDWSGLLPGDTSDTLWSEIHAYSELPRLLDPPTGWLQNANDPPWTTTLPPAIDPDDYPTYIAPLPSMDSRAQRSARMLAEDQQISFEEMVKYKHSPRMELADRLLDDLIPAARQQGRCTSTSGCRCPGCLGSGAAADSRAAVLFATWARQVDLERLFATPWDENAPLSTPAGLADPAGAVAALEAAAAQVQTAYGALDIAWGDVFRLRSGPVDLPASGGPGHLGIFRNLWFAPEEDGTFTAVGGDSYVAAVEFSDPVRAMAVMTYGNATQASAPRQQEQLDLAAQQQLRPVWLSRAAIEANLVVRESF; translated from the coding sequence ATGCGGCGCCTGATCTGGGTGCTCCTAGGGGGTGCCTTAGCCTTGCTCATCGGGGTCTCCTGGCCGCTTGCTGGTACCACCGCCACTGAAATCCTTTGGGATACCTACGGAGTGCCCCACATCTATGCCGATGATACCGAGGAGCTCTTTCGGGCCTTTGGCTGGGCCCAAGCCCAGAGTCACGGTGATCTGATATTACGCCTGTATGGTCAAGCTCGGGGCCGCGCCGCCGAGTACTGGGGAGAAGATTACCTGGACTCAGACCGCTGGGTGCACACCATGGGCATTCCCAGTCGCGCCCAAGCCTGGTACGAGGCCCAAACACCGCAATTTCAGACCTACTTAGATGCCTTTGCGGCAGGGGTCAATGCCTATGCCCAGACCCATGAAGCGGCCATTGCCGATGAGGTCGAGGCGGTATTGCCCATTAGTGGGGTCGATCTCCTAGCCCATGGCCAACGGGTGCTCAATTTCACCTTTGTGGTCAATCCCCAACAGGTGGCTGCCCTGGCCACAGACGACTCGGCAGCGGCAATGGCCCTGCCGACACCGGGCTCTAACGGCTGGGCCATTGCCCCCCAGCGCTCCGCCAGTGGTGAGGCCATGCTGCTGGCTAATCCCCATCTGCCGTGGTCCGAGGCGTTCCGCTGGTATGAAGCTCATCTAATTGCTCCGGATCTCAATGTCTATGGGGCTAGTCTGGTGGGAATACCGGTGCTCAATATTGCCTTTAATGACCAGCTGGGGTGGACCCACACTGTCAATCTTCATGATGGTTGGGATGCCTATCAACTGCGCCTGACGGAGGATGGCTACTGGTTCGACGGGCAGATGCGACCCTTCGAGGTCAGCACCCAGGCCCTCCAAGTCAAGCAAGCCGATGGCACCCTGCAGCCGAAGACCCTGACCATTCGGCGCTCGCTCCATGGGCCAGTGGTGCAGGAACAAGGAGATACGGCCATTGCCCTACGGGTGGTGGGGCTGGAGCATCCCGGTGCCCTGGAGCAGTGGTGGCAGATGGGGCGCGCCCACACCTTGGCGGAATTTGAAGCAGCCCTGCAGCGGCTGCAAATCCCGATGTTTACGGTGCTCTATGCCGACCGGCAGGGGCACATCCTGCATCTATTTAATGGTCATGTGCCCGTGCGGTCAGGGGGCGATGTCGAGGACTGGAGTGGTCTTCTCCCTGGGGATACCTCTGACACCCTCTGGAGCGAGATTCATGCCTACTCAGAGTTGCCCCGGTTGTTGGATCCCCCCACTGGCTGGTTGCAGAATGCCAATGATCCTCCCTGGACCACCACCCTGCCGCCGGCGATCGACCCAGACGACTATCCCACCTACATCGCTCCCCTCCCTTCCATGGATTCCCGTGCCCAGCGCTCTGCTCGGATGCTGGCCGAGGATCAACAAATCTCCTTTGAGGAGATGGTCAAGTACAAGCACTCGCCCCGGATGGAACTCGCCGATCGCTTACTTGATGATCTGATTCCTGCTGCCCGGCAGCAGGGGAGGTGCACGAGCACGTCGGGCTGCCGATGTCCTGGCTGCCTGGGATCGGGGGCGGCGGCCGATAGCCGCGCGGCGGTGCTATTTGCCACCTGGGCGCGGCAGGTCGATTTGGAGCGTCTCTTTGCCACACCCTGGGATGAAAATGCCCCTCTGAGTACTCCTGCTGGACTGGCGGATCCGGCGGGGGCGGTGGCAGCCCTAGAAGCAGCGGCGGCTCAGGTACAGACGGCCTATGGAGCCCTGGATATTGCCTGGGGAGATGTGTTTCGCCTGCGCTCTGGCCCGGTAGACTTACCGGCCAGTGGCGGGCCGGGCCATTTAGGGATTTTTCGCAATCTGTGGTTTGCCCCTGAGGAAGACGGCACCTTCACTGCCGTTGGCGGCGATTCCTATGTAGCAGCGGTTGAATTTTCAGACCCGGTGCGGGCGATGGCGGTGATGACCTATGGCAATGCCACCCAAGCGAGTGCACCCCGTCAGCAGGAGCAATTAGACCTGGCTGCGCAACAGCAGTTGCGGCCGGTGTGGCTATCTCGAGCGGCGATCGAAGCGAATTTAGTGGTTCGTGAATCCTTCTGA